Below is a window of Streptomyces genisteinicus DNA.
ACCGTCCGCAGGCAGCGGGGCAGGTCGGCGCCGGGTGCCAGGTCGGGCAGACCCGGCGTCCCCGACCGGGGGTCGGTGGACCAGCGCGCGACGCGGTCGTCCGGCGCCTGGACGACGAGTGCGCCGGTGCGCCAGACCGCGTAGTCCGCGGGGGCGCCCGGGACCAGCACTCCGGCGTCGTCGCGGCCCACGGCCCGCCAGCCCCCGCGCGTGTGGGCGGTGAAGGCGGCACGGACCGAGACCCGGTGCTCGGGGGTGCGGTGGAACGCCGCCGCCCGGACGGTCCCCCACGGGTCGAGGGGGGTGACCGGGCTGTCGGAGCCGAAGGCCAGCGGCACTCCGGCACGCAGCAGCGCGGTGTACGGGTTGAGGGTGCGGGCCCGGTCGGCGCCGAGCCGCTGCGCGTACATGCCGTCGGCGCCGCCCCACGCGGCGTCGAAGGCGGGCTGCACCGATGCGGTGAGACCGAACTCGGCGAAGGCGGCGACCGTCTCGGGGGTGAGCATCTCGGCGTGCTCGACGCGGTGGCGGGCGGCGCGCACCCGGGCGAGGCCCAGCTTCCCGGCAGCGGCCCGGACGCCGTCGGTCACCGCGGTCAGGGCGGCGTCGCCGATGGCGTGGAAACCGGCCTGGAGCCCCGCCTCGGTGCACGCCACGACGTGGGCGGCCACGTCGGCCGCCGCCAGGTGCGCCGTGCCGGTGTGCGGTGCGTCGGCGTACGGCTCGTGGAGGCAGGCGGTGTGCGAGCCGAGCGAACCGTCGACGAAGAGGTCGCCGGCCGCCCCCGCGGCGCCGAGGGCGCGCGCGCGTTCGACGTCGAGGTCGGCCCAGTAGCCGACGACGCGAGGGCCGGGCTCCTGGTCCGCGAGCGCGAGGAGGCCGGCGAAGTCGTCCTCCGACGAGATGCGGGGCCCGCCGCACTCGTGGACGGTGCCGATGCCCAGGGAGGCGGCACGGCGCAGGGCGGCGCGCTGGGCGTCGGCGCGCTGGGCGGGCGACACGGCTCCGTACGCGGCGTCCCGCACGGCGTGGTGCGCGTCGCCCGTCAGCGGTTCGCCGTCGCGGAAGCCGGCCATCGCGCGGACACCGGGCACGAGGTCGAGCATCGCCGTGGTCACGGCGGCCGAGTGGACGTCGATCCGGGTGAGGTACAGGGGGCGGCCGCCGGTGAGCTCGTCGAGCTCGTCACGCCGCGGCGGGCGGGCTTCGGGCCACCGCGAGGCGTCCCAGCCGTGTCCGGTGAGGATGCGGTCGCCGGGGCGGTCCTGGGCGTGGGCGCGGATCAGGGCGGCCGCCTCGGCGAGCGAGCCGGCCCGGGAGAGGTCGAGGCCGGTCAGCGCGAGGCCGGTCGCGGTCGTGTGCATGTGCGCGTCGGTGAAGGCCGGGGTGACCAGGGCGCCTTCGAGGTCCACGACCTCGTCGACGCCGGAGGCGAAGGCGTCGGCCGCTCCCTCGGAGCCCACCCAGGCGACATGCCCCTTCTCGACGACCATCGCGGTGGCGAAGGGGTCTGCGGGGCTGTGGACTTCTCCACCGCGCAGCAGCACGGTGCGGTGGTCGCTCTGGGGGGCGGTGCTCTGGGTCATGGGCCAACCCTATGGTCCCGTGCGGGCCGGGCCGGGGCCGGTACCCCGGCGGCCGGACGGGCCCGCACGGCACGGCCGGCGCCGCGGCGGGCGCGCCCCGTGCAGGGTCGACGGCGCGACCGGTGCGGCGACGGACACGCCCCGGACGGGATCGACGGCACGACCGGAGCCGCAGGACGGGCGCGCCCCGTGCGGGGGCGTCAGGAGGACTGGATCCGCGGCGGGCGTGCCTCGTACGGGGTCGACAGGACGACCGTCGTGCGGGTGGAGACGCCGGACAGCGAGCGGATGCGGGTGAGCAGGTTCTCCAGCTCGTGGGGGGTGCCCACCCGGACCTTGAGGATGTAGTTCTCGTCGCCGGCGACGCTGTGGCACGCCTCGATCTCCGGAACGCCGGCGAGCCGGTCGGCGATGTCGTCGGGAGCGCTGGGATCGAAGGGCTTCACCGAGATGAACGCGGTCAGCGGCAGGCCGACCGCCTCGGGATCCACGACGGCGGCGTATCCGCGGATGACGCCCCTCTGCTCCAGACGGCGGACGCGCTGATGCACGGCCGACGTGGACAGGCCGGTGGCCTTGCCCAGGTCGGTGTAGCTCATCCGCCCGTCCTTGACGAGCAAGTCCACGATCTGCCGATCCAGCTCCTCCATGCGGATCAACCTATTGCCCCGAGGGCCCCCAGGCACAGCCCGGGGCGGCCTCGGCGGCTCGCGGACCGGGTCCCGGCCGTGGCAGCGCCGCCCCGACGGGCCCCCGTGTGACGAACGCCACAGGTTTGCCCAACGGTCCGTCGTGACCTCGCGGTTACCCGGGCCGCGCGAGGGGAAGTGCTTGCTGTGGTCGAGGCCACAAGCGCCTGATCGGCCCATCCGAGGGGGAGATTCTCCATGCAGAAGACCAAGCACGACGGCCGCACCGAACTGGAGCCCGTCGATTCGGCCGACGGAGCCGAGTCCGAGGAGTTCGACGCGTACGACACCTTCGGCATGTACCGGGTCATCTGCCCGGACTGCGCCCAGCCGATCGCCCTCCTCGCCGACGAGGAGGTGCTCCCCGAGCACGCCCGGGTCCCCACTCGGTGGAACCCGTTCGGACTGGCCGAGTGCGCGGGCACCGGCCGGCCGTCGTCGGACGCGCGTCCGGCGGACGAGCACCTGTCCCACCAGGACCAGGACGCGATCGTGGTGCTGACGCTCCCCCAGGGCCTGGACTGGCGCACCCAGCCGTTCTCGCACGTCGGCGGCCCGGGGTCACGGCCGATCAAGATGGTGCCGCTGCGGCAGGCCGCCTGACGCACCGTCCGCGCCCGGGGACCGCGAGGGGTCGCGGTCCCGGGGCGTCGCGCATGCTCCCGCCCGACGGGCGGGGTGCGTACGGTCCGGACCGGCGCGCGATGCACGCGGGCGGTGACCCCCGCGCGGGCGCGGGCGTCGGCCCGGCACGAGACCGGTGTACTCCCCGACGGGGAGCGGTGCCCGGCGCCTGACCGCCCCGGTGCCCGAAGAATCGGTTCCGCACCCGGCCGGCCCACCGATCCACGCCGATCTCCTGCGGCTCCGGGCGAGCCGCGGCGGGACACTGCCCGGGTACCGCGACCCGGAGTGGAACCGTCTCGCGGCACCTCGCCCGGGAGGCGGGCGGGTCAGCGCGTCTCGGGCCCGGCGAGATGACGGGCGATGACCATGCGCTGGATCTGGTTGGTGCCCTCGACGATCTGCAGGACCTTCGCCTCGCGCATGTAGCGCTCGACCGGGAAGTCCTGGGTGTAGCCGTAGCCGCCGAGCACCTGCACCGCGTCCGTGGTGACGCCCATGGCCGCGTCGGTGCAGAACAGCTTGGCCATCGCCGCCTGACGGGAGAACGGCTTGCCCTGGTCGCGCAGGCGCGCGGCCGTCAGGTAGAGGGAGCGGCCCGCCTCGATGCGCGTCGCCATGTCGGCGAGCATGAAGCGCAGACCCTGGAAGTCGGCGATCGGCCGGCCGAACTGCGTGCGGTCGGTGGCGTACGCGACGGCCTGGTCCAGCGCCGCCTGCGCGACGCCGACGGCGCACGCCGCGATGCCGAGGCGCCCCGAGTCCAGCGCCGAGAGCGCGATGGCGAAGCCCTGGCCCTCGTCCCCGATCCGGCGGGAGTCGGGCACCCGCACTCCGTCGAAGTGGAGCTGGGCCGTCGGCGACCCCTTCATGCCCATCTTCTTCTCGGGCACGGCGGCGCTCAGCCCGGGGGCGTCCCCCGGGACCAGGAAGGCGGTGATCCCGCGCGCGCCCTCGCCACCGGTGCGGGCGAGCACGGTGAGGAAGTCGGCCACCGGACCATGGGTGATCCACGCCTTGGTGCCGGTCAGCACCCAGTCGTCGCCGTCGCGCACGGCCTTGGTCCGCAGCGACGCGGCGTCCGAGCCGGAGGCGGGCTCGGAGAGGCAGTAGGCGCCGAGCAGCCCGCCGCCGAGCATGGCCGGCAGGTGTTCGGCGCGCTGCTCCTTGGTCCCGTAGCCGGCGAGCGCGTGGCAGGAGAGGGAGTGGACGCTGACACCGAGGCCGACGGTGAGCCGGGCGGCCGCCAGTTCCTCGAGGACCTGGAGATAGACCTCGTAGGGCTGGTCGCCGCCTCCGTGCTCGGAGGCGTAGGGCAGGGCCAGCAGGCCGGAGCCGGACAGGAGCCGGAAGACTTCGCGCGGGAAGAGACCGGCCTCCTCCTCCTCGGCCGCGCGGGGAGCGATCTCCCGCTGGACGATGTCGCGGACCAGGGCGATCAGATCCCTGGCCTCGTCGGTGGGCAGCTGACGGTCCACCGGCTGCGGGGCACGGTCTGGCATTGCGGCGCACTCCTCCCTGTCGGGCGCTGCGGCGGTCGCGCGCGCAGGGTGTCGGGGCGCGCCGCCGGTTGTCCTGCCAGGCCGATGCTGCCCTTCCGGATCACGAAAGAGGCTGGTTGGCGGCTGTGGCGCGTCGAGTATGCCCGATCGGCGGGCTGCCGTCACCAGGTACCGGACACCTGCCGATCTTGGAATGCCGGCGGCCGGGGCGGGAGCGGCGAGGGGCGGGCCGGTTCACCGGATGGCGACGGCCGGCGGTGCACGGGACGCCGGCGGCTCGCCGGGCGGGGCTGCTCGCGCGACGGCCGCGGGCGGGCCGGTTCACGCCACGGCGGGGCCGCGGGCCAGGGCCCGCAGCGCGTCAGAGCAGGCCGAGCCGGGTGATCAGCACGGCCAGCACGACCACCAGGGTCCAGCCGAGGACGTGCTCCAGGACCGCGGGCCCGTCGGGACCCCCGGTGCGGGTGCGGGCGGCGGCTGCGGTTGCGGCGGTCGAAGTCATGGCGCTCTCGATCGGGTCGGTGTCGTCCCCCGGGACCCCACCACAGTGCCAGCCGGGCCGGGCCGTGGGGTAGAGACGTTCGTCACCCCCGCGGCCCGGCCCGGCGCCGCTCACGGCTCGCGGACCGGGCCCGCCGTCAGTGCACGCCGACGGCCTCGAGCGCCCTGCGCTGGGCCGGCGTCGGACGCACGGGCCAGAACAGGTAGCAGATGCCGCCCGTGCCGGAGACGACCCTGCCGCTCGCGTTCAAGCGCTTGGTGCGCAGCCAGATCCGCTCCCACTCGGCGCGGCGGTAGACCCGGCGCACCGCCTCGTTGCTCGGCGAGGCGGGGTCGTTGGCGACCACGTCTCCGTCCGGGGTGAACCCGACCACGGTCATCAGGTGTCCGGACGTGCCGTATCCCGCGCCGGTCAGTTCCTTCTCGAGGAAGGACTGCGACGTTATGGCCGGGATGCCGGCACGGACGAGCGTCTCCAGGTCCGTCAGCGAGGTCAGCCGGGTGACCACGGCGCTCATGTCCCGGTACGTCGCGGCGTAGGCCGCGTTGAACGGCCAGTTGCCGCAGCCCGCGTACTGGTAGTCGTACGTGAAGCGGGCGGCGTGGCACACCTGCGGGTCGTCGAACTCGGGGTTCACCCAGGCCAGTTCCGCGGCCGTCGGCCCGCGGCCCCAGTACTCGACGATCATCTGCGAGGAGGTGGGGCTGCACCACGCCTCGCCGCCGTTGTCGTACTCCGGGTACTGGCCGACGTGGGTGTTCTGCGAGTAGCGCGGCACGTCGAGCTCGCGTGCCGGGCCCGGTACGGAGGCGGGCACCTCGAACCGGTCGGGGACGTCGGACGCCATGGCTCCGAGCCGCCACACCGTGGGCGTGAGCCGGGTGCCGGGCCTGCGGTAGAGGGTGACCCGGAGCTGGTACGAGGTGAGGCGCAGCCCGCTCGCCGCGTCGTCGACGGCGAACGTGTCGGTCCACACCGACGCCTTGCCGTCGCCCTGGTCGTCGACCGAGGTGCGCCGGATGTCGCCGTCGCCCGAGGCCCAGTGCCCCATCACGAACCAGGGCGTCCGGCCTCCGTCGGAGTAGCGTCCGCTCAGTTCGATGCGGATCCAGGTGCCGGGCGGGGTGTCCGCGTTCCAGGAGGCGACGGCCTCCGTGGCGGGCACCGCCGAGCGGTGCTCGGGCGATGTCCAGGTCGCGTACTCCCAGCTCTGGGTGCGTCCGGTGTGGGGATCGGTGATCTCGGCGCTGCCGAGGGGTGCGGCGATCACGACCCCCGGGCGGCGGCCCGCGACGGCCCGGACGCCCGCGGCGTCCCCGCAGCGCCAGTCGGTGTAGGTGGACCAGAAGCGGTTGTCGACGGTGCGGGGCGCAGCCGGGGCGGCGGTGGCGGCCCGGCGCGGGGCGGCGGCGCCGGCCGGGGCCGCGGAGCCCAGGGCTCCGGCGCTCGCGGCGGCGACCGCGGCGCCGATGACGGTTCTGCGCGAAGCGGGTCTGGCCATGGGACCCCCAAGTCGGGTGCTCGTCAGTGGGGCCACTATCCCGGCTGCGGCGGCGGGCGGCCAGCACTTCGGAGACGCGTCGACGGAGCAATATTGGTCTGGTCCACTGAAGGTCCGCCTTCCGTGGCACCGGGCATGACCTGCGGTGTTCACGGTCCCTACGCTGGTGCGCATGGACGATCTCGGACAGCTGGCCACCGCACTGGCCGCCCTCGCGCCGTCGTGCGGACCGGTGCGGCTGATCGCCGTCGACGGCCACGCCGGTTCCGGCAAGACCACCTTCGCCGCACGTCTGGCCCGCGCGTGCGGCGAGGGGACGCCGGTGCTCCACCTCGACGATCTGGCGACGCACGATGAGCTGTTCGCGTGGACGGACCGGATGCGCCGCGAGGTGATCGACCCGCTCTCGGCCGGCCGCACCGCGCTCTTTCACCCGTACGACTGGAATCTGCGGCGGTTCCTCGACCCCGTGCCGCTCCCCGCCGCACCCGTCGTCCTCGTGGAAGGCGTGGGCGCCGGACGGCGGGCGCTGCGGCCGCAGCTGGCGGCTGTGCTCTGGATGGAGAGGGCGGCCGCGTCCTCGTGGGACCGGGGCAGGGCCCGCGACGGCGACGGCCTCGCGGACTTCTGGGACGGCTGGACAGCGGCGGAGACGCGCCATTTCTCGGCCGACCCGTCCCGGCCCCATGCCGATCTCCTGGTGCGGGAGTGCTGTGAGGGATACGAGTGGCGCCCGGGCCCCGCGGGACGCCATGAGAACGCCCGAGCGTGACCGAGCGTGACCGATTGATTTCGGACACATTCCGGGGGTCGAACGGGACCCCGAAGCGGCTTCAACTCGGCTTGACCGAGGGGGCTTACAGGTCTTACGTTCTCAATGTGCGGCTTTTCGGAGCCGCCGCAGACGCGAAGCCCCCGGTTGTTCCCCCGTGATCGGGGGCTTCGTTCTGCCCTCTCCGCCGCCGCGCACACACCGTGGCAGGCGATTCTCACCCTGGGTAGTCGGCGCCGACCGGCCCCTCGCGCCCTTAAACGGGCCTCCGCACGCGGGTACCATGCACCCCGGTGGGCTCAATTCCCTTCCGCGGCACGACCGTTCGGTCCGGCCGCCGGTGGACGCCCCCCGCACGACGACACTGGTGGACGGTTGGTGGGGGATGGTGGGGGACCCTGTGGACGGCGGCACGCACAGCCCGCGCACACCTGCCGAACTCGCCTGGCTGCGCGGGGTGGACGCCTGCACCATGGGTGCCTACCCGCAGGCCGAGGAGGAGTTCCGCGGGGCCGTGAGGCTCGACCCGGGCATGGCCGACGCCTGGCTCGGACTGCACGCCCTGCGTGCGGAGACCACGACGGCGCTGCTGCACATGTACCGCCACCGCGACCGCTTCGGCGAGCAGCGCGCCCGGCACCGCCGCACCCTCAACTCCTGGTACTGGCTCGGCTGGTGGGTGCAGCCGGTGCTGGAGAGCAGCAGGGACCTGCTGCTCGCCCACGCCTCCCACTGGCTGGACGGCCGCCACGTGGCCGAGCTCGACCGGGCGCTGGCGGGTCTGCCGCCCGTCGACACCGACCCGCAGGTGCGATTCCTCCACGCCTGCCGCGCGTACCTGGTAAAGGACTGGGAGCAGCTGGTGCGCCACACCGAACCGCTCGTCGACGACCCCCTGCTGGGGATCGAGGCCGGACTGTTCGGGGGCATGGCCCGGGTACGGCTGGAGATGTACGGGCAGGCGGAGCCCATGCTCGCGGCCGCCCTGATGCGCTGCCGCAGCGAGCAGCCCCAGCGCAAGGAGCTGCGGTACTGGCTCGCCCGGGCCCACGAGGGAACCGGGCGCAGCGCTGCGGCGCTGCCCCTGTACCGGGCGGTGCACCGGGTGGACCCGGCGTTCATGGACACCTCCGCGCGGCTGGCGGCGATCGCGGAGTACGACGGATTCGACGACTACGACCCCGACCCGTCCGGGCTGGCGGCCGTGTCACTGGCCGGGTTCGGCGCGGACCTGCGGTCCGAGTCGAAGGCCCCGGCCCCGGCCGACCGGCTCGGCGGCGAGGCCGCCGGCGACCTCGTCGACCTGGGGGACGTCCCCGACGACCTCACGGGACAGCGGCCCGGAAGCGGGAACGCGCCGCCGCCGCGGGAACCGTCGGGGCGTGGGCCGGGGGCGTCGCGTCCCGTCGCTCCGCCGCCCTTCCCGTCCGGCCCCACCGATCCGGTGCTGCTGTCCGAGGCGCTGTCCGAGCTGGAGCGCATGGTCGGCCTGGAGCCGGTGAAACGCCAGGTCAAGGCGTTGTCCGCACAGCTGGAGATGGCCCGGCTGCGAGCCGGCCAGGGCCTTCCCGTGCAGCCCCCGAAGCGCCACTTCGTCTTCTCGGGCCCTTCCGGCACCGGCAAGACGACGGTGGCCCGCATCCTCGGCCGGGTGTTCTACGCCCTCGGGCTGCTCGGCGGCGACCACCTGGTGGAGGCCCAGCGGGCCGACCTGGTCGGCGAGTTCCTCGGCCAGACGGCCGTCAAGGCCAACGAGCTGATCGACTCGGCGCTCGGCGGCGTGCTCTTCGTCGACGAGGCCTACAGCCTCTCCAACTCGGGTTACAGCAAGGGCGACGCCTACGGCGACGAGGCGCTCCAGGTCCTGCTGAAGCGGGCGGAGGACAACCGCGACCACCTCGTGGTGATCCTCGCGGGCTACCCGGAGGGCATGGACCGGCTGCTCGGGGCGAACCCGGGGCTGGGGTCCCGCTTCACCACCCGTGTCGACTTTCCCTCCTACCGGCCGCTGGAGCTCACCGCGATCGGCGGCGTGCTCGCGGCCGAGAACGGCGACGCGTGGGACGAGGAGGCGCGGGACGAGCTGCGCTCGATCAGCGGCCACGTCGTCGGCCAGGGCTGGATCGATGAACTGGGCAACGGGCGCTTCCTGCGGACGCTGTACGAGAAGAGCTGCGCCTACCGGGACCTGCGGCTGTCCCAGTACCCGGGAACTCCGGGCCGCGAGGACCTGTCGACGCTCCGGCTGCCGGATCTGATGCAGGCCTACGGCGAGGTGCTGTCGGGCCGGGGCCCGGCCTCCCGGGACCCGCTCGACCCCTGACCGGCCGGGTGCGCCGGAGCGCGGCCGCGGCCCGGTGCGGTGGGGCGCCCGGACGCCCCACCGACCGGTCAGCTCGCCAGTGCGGTGCCGCCGGGCGCCGACCGCGGCACCCGGGTGAGGGTGACGCGGTGGGCGGGGTCGCGCACCTCCCCCACCAGCTTCTCCAGCACGTCCTCCAGCGCGACCAGACCGAGCACCCGCCCGTCCGGCCCGGCGACCTGGGCCAGGTGGCCGGCGGCCCGCCGCATCACCGTGAGCGCGTCGTCGAGCGGCAGTTCGGCCCGCAGCGTGGCCATCGGACGCCACACGTGCTGCGGCACCG
It encodes the following:
- a CDS encoding amidohydrolase — its product is MTQSTAPQSDHRTVLLRGGEVHSPADPFATAMVVEKGHVAWVGSEGAADAFASGVDEVVDLEGALVTPAFTDAHMHTTATGLALTGLDLSRAGSLAEAAALIRAHAQDRPGDRILTGHGWDASRWPEARPPRRDELDELTGGRPLYLTRIDVHSAAVTTAMLDLVPGVRAMAGFRDGEPLTGDAHHAVRDAAYGAVSPAQRADAQRAALRRAASLGIGTVHECGGPRISSEDDFAGLLALADQEPGPRVVGYWADLDVERARALGAAGAAGDLFVDGSLGSHTACLHEPYADAPHTGTAHLAAADVAAHVVACTEAGLQAGFHAIGDAALTAVTDGVRAAAGKLGLARVRAARHRVEHAEMLTPETVAAFAEFGLTASVQPAFDAAWGGADGMYAQRLGADRARTLNPYTALLRAGVPLAFGSDSPVTPLDPWGTVRAAAFHRTPEHRVSVRAAFTAHTRGGWRAVGRDDAGVLVPGAPADYAVWRTGALVVQAPDDRVARWSTDPRSGTPGLPDLAPGADLPRCLRTVVGGRTVFEGPNG
- a CDS encoding Lrp/AsnC family transcriptional regulator, with amino-acid sequence MEELDRQIVDLLVKDGRMSYTDLGKATGLSTSAVHQRVRRLEQRGVIRGYAAVVDPEAVGLPLTAFISVKPFDPSAPDDIADRLAGVPEIEACHSVAGDENYILKVRVGTPHELENLLTRIRSLSGVSTRTTVVLSTPYEARPPRIQSS
- a CDS encoding acyl-CoA dehydrogenase family protein, which codes for MPDRAPQPVDRQLPTDEARDLIALVRDIVQREIAPRAAEEEEAGLFPREVFRLLSGSGLLALPYASEHGGGDQPYEVYLQVLEELAAARLTVGLGVSVHSLSCHALAGYGTKEQRAEHLPAMLGGGLLGAYCLSEPASGSDAASLRTKAVRDGDDWVLTGTKAWITHGPVADFLTVLARTGGEGARGITAFLVPGDAPGLSAAVPEKKMGMKGSPTAQLHFDGVRVPDSRRIGDEGQGFAIALSALDSGRLGIAACAVGVAQAALDQAVAYATDRTQFGRPIADFQGLRFMLADMATRIEAGRSLYLTAARLRDQGKPFSRQAAMAKLFCTDAAMGVTTDAVQVLGGYGYTQDFPVERYMREAKVLQIVEGTNQIQRMVIARHLAGPETR
- a CDS encoding SCO1431 family membrane protein encodes the protein MTSTAATAAAARTRTGGPDGPAVLEHVLGWTLVVVLAVLITRLGLL
- a CDS encoding peptidase C39 family protein — its product is MARPASRRTVIGAAVAAASAGALGSAAPAGAAAPRRAATAAPAAPRTVDNRFWSTYTDWRCGDAAGVRAVAGRRPGVVIAAPLGSAEITDPHTGRTQSWEYATWTSPEHRSAVPATEAVASWNADTPPGTWIRIELSGRYSDGGRTPWFVMGHWASGDGDIRRTSVDDQGDGKASVWTDTFAVDDAASGLRLTSYQLRVTLYRRPGTRLTPTVWRLGAMASDVPDRFEVPASVPGPARELDVPRYSQNTHVGQYPEYDNGGEAWCSPTSSQMIVEYWGRGPTAAELAWVNPEFDDPQVCHAARFTYDYQYAGCGNWPFNAAYAATYRDMSAVVTRLTSLTDLETLVRAGIPAITSQSFLEKELTGAGYGTSGHLMTVVGFTPDGDVVANDPASPSNEAVRRVYRRAEWERIWLRTKRLNASGRVVSGTGGICYLFWPVRPTPAQRRALEAVGVH
- a CDS encoding uridine kinase family protein codes for the protein MDDLGQLATALAALAPSCGPVRLIAVDGHAGSGKTTFAARLARACGEGTPVLHLDDLATHDELFAWTDRMRREVIDPLSAGRTALFHPYDWNLRRFLDPVPLPAAPVVLVEGVGAGRRALRPQLAAVLWMERAAASSWDRGRARDGDGLADFWDGWTAAETRHFSADPSRPHADLLVRECCEGYEWRPGPAGRHENARA
- a CDS encoding AAA family ATPase, yielding MVGDPVDGGTHSPRTPAELAWLRGVDACTMGAYPQAEEEFRGAVRLDPGMADAWLGLHALRAETTTALLHMYRHRDRFGEQRARHRRTLNSWYWLGWWVQPVLESSRDLLLAHASHWLDGRHVAELDRALAGLPPVDTDPQVRFLHACRAYLVKDWEQLVRHTEPLVDDPLLGIEAGLFGGMARVRLEMYGQAEPMLAAALMRCRSEQPQRKELRYWLARAHEGTGRSAAALPLYRAVHRVDPAFMDTSARLAAIAEYDGFDDYDPDPSGLAAVSLAGFGADLRSESKAPAPADRLGGEAAGDLVDLGDVPDDLTGQRPGSGNAPPPREPSGRGPGASRPVAPPPFPSGPTDPVLLSEALSELERMVGLEPVKRQVKALSAQLEMARLRAGQGLPVQPPKRHFVFSGPSGTGKTTVARILGRVFYALGLLGGDHLVEAQRADLVGEFLGQTAVKANELIDSALGGVLFVDEAYSLSNSGYSKGDAYGDEALQVLLKRAEDNRDHLVVILAGYPEGMDRLLGANPGLGSRFTTRVDFPSYRPLELTAIGGVLAAENGDAWDEEARDELRSISGHVVGQGWIDELGNGRFLRTLYEKSCAYRDLRLSQYPGTPGREDLSTLRLPDLMQAYGEVLSGRGPASRDPLDP